The DNA sequence ACATCCAGGCGATCACCACCTCCGAAATCAAGGTCAGCGTCCTCATTTCCGAGGAATATGTCGAGCTGGCGGTGCGCGTCCTGCACTCGGCCTATGGGCTCGATGCCCCCGAAGGCGTCGCGGCATGACCCGGCTCGACCAGCTGTCGCAACGCGGCCGCGACTTTCTGGGCGCGCGCCAGGCGATCATGGCCGGCGCCATGACCTGGGTCAGCGAACGGCATCTGGTCAGCGCCATTTCCAACGCCGGCGGCTTTGGCGTCATTGCCTGCGGGTCGATGACGCCGGCGCTGCTCGATGCCGAAATCGCGGCGACGCGGGCGCTGACTGACAAGCCGTTCGGCGTCAATCTGATCACCCTGCATCCGGCGATGATGGAACTCATCGGCGTCTGCGCGCGCCACGGCGTGAGCCACATCGTCCTCGCCGGCGGGCTGCCGTCGGGGGCCGCCATTGCGGCGATCAAGGCCGCCGGTGCGAAGCTGATGTGCTTTGCCCCCACGGCGGCGCTGGCCCGGAAGCTGGTGCGATCGGGTGTGGACGCCATCATCATCGAAGGGTCGGAAGCCGGCGGCCATATCGGGCCGGTATCGCTCGGCGTGCTGGCGCAGGAAATCCTGCCGGTCATCACCGATGTGCCGGTGTTCGTCGCCGGCGGCATCGGGCGCGGCGCGGCGATCGCGGCCTGGCTCGAAATGGGGGCGTCGGGCGTCCAGCTCGGCACGCGCTTTGCGGCATCGGCGGAAAGTGTTGCCCATGCCAATTTCAAGAAGGCGTTTTTTCGCGCTTCCGCCCGCGACGCCGTCGCCAGCGTCCAGATCGACCCGCGGCTGCCGGTCATACCGGTGCGCGCGCTCAAGAACGCCGGCACCGAGGCCTTCACCGCCAAGCAGCGCGAGATTGCCGAAGCGGTCGATCGCGGCGCGATGGACCTTGCGGCGGGGCAGCTGGCCATCGAACATTATTGGGCCGGCGCGTTGCGCCGCGCCGTGGTCGATGGCGATATCGAGAACGGCAGCCTGATGGCCGGCCAGTCCGTCGGCATGGTCACGCGCGAACAGCCGGTGGCGGAGATCATCGCCGAACTCGTTGCCGAGGCCGATGCGGCGCTCCACAGCCGCGCTTCGCCCTTCGAATCGGCGGCCTGATGGCCGCCGCCAACGCCGCTCGGGAAATCCTGCGCCGCCTTCACGAAGTGATGGCGTCGAAGAGCGGCGCTGAGGCAAAACTGGGCCAGGTGGTCCGCATCGTTGCCGAGCTGCTGACCAGCGAAGTCGCGTCGATCTATCTGCTGCGCGACGGCATGCTCGAACTGTTCGCCACACAGGGGCTGGCGCAATCGGCCGTGCATGTGACGCGGCTGAGCATGGGGCAGGGGCTGGTCGGCACCATCGCCGCGACGCGCGAGCCGCTGAACCTTGCCGAGGCCAAGGAACACCCGGACTTTGCCTATCGTCCCGAAACCGGCGAGGATGACTACCACAGCTTTGCCGGCGTGCCGATCGTGCGGCGCGAGGCGGCGATCGGCGTCCTTGGTGTCCAGCACCGCGAGCCGCGCGATTATGACGAAGTCGAGATCGAAGCGCTGCAGACCGTCGCCATGGTGCTGTCGGAACTGATCCACGGCGCCGGGCTGGTCGACGATGCCCAGGCGGCGCGGGCGCGTGCGGCAAGTTCCGGCCCGCTGCGGCTGTCGGGGTTGAAGCTGGTCGACGGGCTTGGCCGCGGCGTGGCGGTGTTCCACCAGCCGCGGGTCGTTGTCGAGCACACAGTTGCCGACGACACCGATGTCGAGCGCGCCCGCGTCTATTCGGCGTTCACCCGGATGCGCGAGCAGATCGACACGATGATGGGCCAGGCCGAATTTGCCGGGGGCGGCGACCATCACGACGTTCTCGATACCTACAAGATGTTCGCCTATGACGAAGGCTGGGCCCGCCGCATCAATGAAGCGATCGAAACCGGCCTGACCGCCGAAGCCGCCATCGAACGCGTCCAGGCCCGCACCCGGGCGCGGATGCGGTCGATCGACGACCCCTATCTGCGCGAACGGCTGACCGACCTCGACGATCTTTCCAACCGCCTGCTGCGCATCGTCTCGGGGCAGCTCGGCACCGCGGCGAAATCGGGGCTGCGCGACGATACCATCCTCATCGCGCGCAACCTGGGGCCAGCCGAACTGCTGGAATATGACAAGCGCTATCTGAAGGGCGTGGTGCTGGAAGAAGGCAGCCTGACGGCGCACGTCATCATCGTGGCGCGGGCGATGGGGGTGCCGGTGCTGGGCCGCGTCACCGACCTGTTCGCCCAGGTGTCGGACGGCGACGAGCTGATCGTCGATGCCGGCAATGGCGCGCTGCTGGTGCGGCCGCAGGCGGCGATGATCACCTCGTACGAGGCGATGCGCGATGTGAAGGCGCGGCAGGCGGAAAAATTCGCAGCGGTCAAGGACTTGCCGGCGATCAGCCGCGATGGCCAGCGCGTCGCCATCCTGATGAACGCGGGGCTCGCCGACGATGCCCAGGCGCTCGACCTGACCGGCGCCGACGGCATCGGGCTGTTCCGCACCGAATTCCAGTTCCTCGTGTCGGCCACCCTGCCGCGGCGCGAACGCCAGCAGGCGCTGTATCGCACGGTGCTGGAAGCTGCCGACACGCGGCCGGTGGTGTTCCGCACCGTCGACATCGGCGGCGACAAGGCGGTGCCTTATCTGCAGGAAGGCGAAGGCGAGGAAAACCCCGCCATGGGCTGGCGCGCGCTGCGGCTGGCGCTGGGCCGCGCCGGACTGATGAAAGTCCAGGCGCGCGCGCTGCTCGAAGGTGCCGCCGGGCGCACGCTCAACATCATGTTCCCGATGGTCAGCGAACCCTGGGAATTCCGCGAGGCCAAGGCGCTGGTGGAAGGCCAGCGGGCACTGCTGGCGCGCCAGGGCCATGATCTGCCGGCCCATGTCCGCTATGGCGCGATGATCGAGGTGCCGGCGCTGATCGAGATGCTCGACGTGCTGCTGCCGCTGACCGATTTCGTCTCGGTCGGCACCAACGACCTGACCCAGTTCCTGTTCGCCGCCGACCGCGCCAACCCGCGGCTTGCCGACCGCTATGACTGGATGTCGCCCGCCATCCTGCGCGTGCTGCGCCGCATCGTGCGCGAGGCCGATGCCGCCGGCGTGCCGGTGACCGTCTGTGGCGAAATGGGCGGCCGGCCGCTGGAGGCGCTGGCGCTGCTGGCGCTTGGCGTCGAAAGCCTGTCGATCACGCCCGCCGGCGTCGGCCCGATCAAGGCGATGGTGCGCTCGGCCGACCTGGGATCGCTCAAGGCGCAGATGACCGGCTGGCTCGATGCGCCGGGTGTCGATGTCCGCACCGTGCTGGCGGCGGCGGCGGCGGCGCAGGGTGTGGAACTAGGCTGACCAGTCGCCGAAGGGCAGCACCGCCCGATAGGGTGCCAGCCCGCTGCGATCGCCCTGGGCGCGCAGCACATAGGCGTCGGCAACGATGCACGCCTGTTGCTCGATGCCATAGCGTGCGAACGCCTTGCCGGGCTTCAGCGTATAGCCATAGCGCGCCAGCGGCGGCCGCGCGAAGATCAGCTTGCGGCCCTGCTGATGCTGCCAGACATGGACCATTTCATGGACGAAATGCGCGCGCAGGCCGAGCGATGCTGCCGCATAATCGGTGCACCAGTTGTTGCCGTCCGGGTGGCACCAGACATGGCCGTCGGGCGCCATGGTGACACGGCGCGGGTGCAGCGGCCAGAATTTGCGCCGCCGGATCGACGCCAGCGCCGGGTTGAGCGCAGGCCCGAACACCTGTGCACAGATGGCGACTTCGCCGGCCGTCAACGGTCGGTCGGTGTCGATCGGCGGCATCAATGGCCCGCGTGCGGATCGGCCGGCGGAGTCGCCCCCGGCGCGCGGACGGCAGCGACGGTCGTCAGCGGCTTGCCGTTGCGGAACACCAGCGTCAGCGGCAGCGAGGTCGGCGCGCCGGTCATGCCGAAGATCATCAGATGATTGCCGCCCGGGGCAAAGGCCACCCTTGCCCCGGCGGGCACCGGTACCGAATCAAGCTTTGCCATCTTCATGATGCCCCCCGCCATCGACATGCTGTGAAGCTCGATGCGCAGGCCGGGCGACGTGACGCCCACCAGTGTATCGGGCTGGCCGCCGCCGGCGAGCACGAGATAGCCGGCGGCCGGGCGCCCGGGCACGGCCGCGGCGCGGACCCAGGCGCCGCTGACCTGCGGCCGCGTGCGGTCCCATGCTTCCTTGACCGGCGGTGCCGGCGCCGCGGCAAGCACGGGGGCCGCCAGCAACGACAGGATGATGGTGCGGATGAACATGGCGCCGACCTTTGCAAGGAATGGCGCCGCTTTAGCCCGGACTGCCCGACCTGTCATCGCGCCTGTCATCGCACAGGTGACGCCTGCCCGGGGTTGGGCTAGACGCTGCGCCATGACGCTGCGCATCGCCACCTGGAACATCAATTCGGTGCGGTTCCGCCTCGATATCGTCGAACGCTTCCTGCGCGACCATGCCCCCGACGTGCTGTGCCTGCAGGAAACCAAGGTCGTCGACGATGCCTTTCCCCACGCCATGTTCGAAGCGATGGGTTATCACCACCGCATCCTCAACGGCCAGCGCATGCACCATGGCGTCGCCACCGTCTCGCGGATTCCGCTGACCGAGGACCGGCGGTTCGACTGGCAGGACAATGGCGAGGCACGGCACATCGGCGCCCGGCTGGCCAATGGCGTGCTGATCGAGAATGTCTATATCCCCGCCGGCGGCGACGTTCCCGACCGCACGCTCAACCCCAAGTTCGGGCAGAAGCTCGATTTTTTGGGGCGGATGCTGCGCTGGTCGGAATCGCTGCGCGACGGCACCGTGATCGTCGGGGATTTCAACGTCGCGCCGCTGGAATGCGACGTCTGGAGCCACAAGGCGCTGATCGACGTCGTCAGCCATACGCCGGTCGAGGTTGCGGCGCTGGCGGCGTTGCAGGCCAGCCATGACTGGGTCGACCTCGGCCGCCATTTCATCGCCCCGCCCGAGCGGCTGTTCACCTGGTGGAGCTATCGCGCCACCGACTGGCGGCTGTCCGATCGCGGCCGCCGGCTCGACCATATCTGGGCATCGCCCGAGGTGGCGGCGGCGGCAACCGGCTTTGAAGTGATCGAGGACGCGCGCGACTGGGGCAAGCCGTCCGACCATGTCCCGCAGATCGCGACCTTCGCCCTGTGAGCGTCGCCGAAGCCGCCATCGACGCGCTGCGGCGTGGGCGCATCGTCGGGCTGGCGGGGCCGGATGGCGGCCTGGCGATCCTGTCCGCCGAACTTGCCGATGCGGCGTCGCTGGCGGCGCTGGAAGGCAGCGGCCGCGCCGGCCTCATCATCACCGCGCGGCGGGCGGCGGTGCTCGCCATCACCAACCAGCGCGCCGCGGCCGTCGCCGACCCGGAGCCGGTGTGGGTCGAGCGGCCGGCGTGGCTCGGGCTCGACGCCAGCCGTGCCGTCGCCGACCCGGTGCTCGACATGGCGACACCATTGAAGGGGCCGTTCACCAGCCGGGCGCTCGATGGCGACCGCGTGGCGGCGCTGGCGGCGATCACCCTCGCCAAGCAGGCGGCGCTGCTGCCGGCGGTCTATGCGGTGCCCATCGCCGCGGCGGCGCCGGTCGTCACCGTGGCTGTCGACGCCGTGCTGGCGCTGCCCGCCGCCGCCGCCGACGTGACCTTGTCGTCGCGCGCCCGGCTGCCGCTGGCGCAGGCACCCGATACCGAAGTCGTCGCCTTTCGCCCCGGCGATGGCGGCCCCGAGCATCTGGCGCTGGTCATCGGCGACCCCAACCCCGTCCAGCCGGTGCTGGTGCGGCTGCATTCGGCGTGCCTGACCGGCGATGTGCTCGGCAGCCTTAAATGCGATTGCGGCCCGCAGCTGCACGCCGCGCTGGCGGCGATCGCCGCCAACCCCGGCGGCGGCATCCTGCTCTACCTGCAACAGGAAGGCCGCGGCATCGGGCTGATCAACAAGCTGCGCGCCTATGCGTTGCAGGACCAGGGGTTCGATACCGTCGACGCCAACACACGGCTGGGGTTCGAGCCCGACGAGCGCGATTTCACGCTGGCGGCGGCGATGCTGCACCAGCTCGGCGTCGGCAGCGTGCAACTGATGACCAACAACCCGCTGAAGGTCGAAGGTCTGGCGGCGCATGGGCTGGCGGTGTCCCGCGTGCCGCACAGCATGGCGCCCAACCCGCACAATATCGGCTATCTCGGCACCAAGCGCGACCGCCAGGGGCATTTGCTGTGACATTGTTCGCCAGCCTGTCCGCCGGCACGGTCGAAGCCTTCAACGAGGCGGTGCCCGCCGTCTTCGGCCGCGCCGGCACCATTGCCGCCGACGCCAAGCGCGAAGGCGATGGCGCGTCGCCGATCGGCGCCTGGCCGGTCCGCGCGGCGCTGCTGCGCCCCGACCGGATGGCGGCGCCGGCGACGGCGCTGCCGTGGCGCTGGCTGCGCGCCGACGATGGCTGGTCCGACGATGCCGCCGACCCGGCGTACAACCGCCCGGTGCGCCATCCCCACCGCTTCGGTGCCGAGCGGCTGTGGCGCGATGACGGCGCCTATGACATCATCATCGTCCTCGGTCACAACGACCGCCCGCCGCTGGCGCCGCTGGGCAGCGCCATCTTTTTCCACTGCACCCGGCCCGATCGCCGGCCGACCCAAGGCTGTGTCGCTGTCGACCGGCCGGTGCTGGCGCGCTGGCTCGACCGGCTGCAGCCCGGCGACAGGCTGGTGATCGCGCCATGAAACGTTTCGTGCTGCTGCTCGCGCTCGCCGGCTGTGCACCCGACCCGGCGCAGGTGAAGGCCAAGGCGGCCGCCGACGCGGCGCAGGCCGCCGCGGACGCGCTGCCGGTGTATCGCGTCGCCGTGGCGAAGGACGGGCTGTTGCTGACCGATCCGCGCGGCGGTGCCGCCAGGCCGGCGCCGTTCGGGCTGCGCCAGTCGTTGCTGCTCGCCATCCTGGCACGGTCGTTCGGCACCGCGACGGAAGGGCATGACACCGGCTGCGACCGCGATTTCGCGCGCTGGCCGAATGGCCTGACGCTGTGGTTCGCTGGCGGCACCTTCGCCGGCTGGTCGCTGGCCGGGGCCGATGCGGCGATCGGCGTGGCGCCGGGGCTGGTGCGCGCGCCGGCGATGGCGGCGGGGCTGGCCTGCGAGTAAACCGCGCGGCGGGCGCTGCCGAAAGTCTCGAAAGTCACACCGATTGTGGCATGCGACGTTGCGCCCGAACGGGCGCCACGCCCTGCTGCCTGCGGGCATACGACTGCCGATCGTGGTGTCGGATGTTCGGGCATCCGTCCTTGTAACCGATCCGGTTCGTGTAGGACAGGATCAGGCAGTTGGCAGCCGGCCGTGTCGGTTGCGGTGCAATCGTTAAGAATCAGATAATATTCTGATATCTGTGGAATGTTCGCTGCCGGACAGAGGCTTTCGCCCGGCAATCGACCCGTTCATCTTGGAGTCATGGTTAACAAATTGTGACGGAGTCGTGTTGTGTCGAGCGTCGGTGAATGTGCCCATGGCTGAAATGATCGGCCCGCGGGGTCCCCGGCCAGCAACGGCGCCGTCGGCCGGTGGCAAGCCCGACGCCGCCGGGGTCGGCCTGCATTTCCGGCTGGTCAGCGCCGGGGAGCCGCTGGTGCGCGAAGGCGAGCCGATGCGGGAAGTGCATCTTCTCGCCGACGGCCGCGCCTATCGGTTCCGGGAAGGGCCCGAAGCGCAGCGCGAGACGCTGGCCGTGCTGGCGCCGACCGATGCCTGCACCATCGATGCCCTGCTGCTGGCGCGCGCGAACTACAGTGTCGAGATGCTGACTCCGGGGTCGGTCGTGTGCGTGACCCGCGAACAGGCGCTGGCACTGGTCGCCGATCACCCGGGGATCAGGTGCAGCTTTACCTGGCTGCGCTATGTCGAGGAAGCGATTCGCGCCCAATGGTCCGCCCATCTCGACTGGCAATCGGCGCCCGGGCGCACCGCCCATCTGCTTTGCGAACTGGCGTATCGGCTGGGCAAGCCGGACGGCGCCGGCGGAATCGGGTTCGATCCGCCGCTGACGGCCGATGGGCTGGCCGATGTGCTGGCGCTGACGCCGGTCACCATCGAACGGACACTGCAGGAACTGCGCGCCGAAGGACTGGTGGCGCTGGCCCGGCGCGAGGTCGTCATTCGCCATCTCGCGGCGCTGCAGCGCGTCGCGGACTGCGGCCATTTCTGCGTGCGTGCCAGCCCGGCAAACGTGCCGATTGCAGATGTATTCGATACGTGTCGAAGGCAGTATTCCTAAATACCGGACTAATATAGTCTTGTTTTATGCGAGACAATGCGTGAACTACCTATGTAAATAGAATTTATTTTTCCCATATATCGGCTATCGGTCGCCAGTGTTTCAGGGCGCGACTGACTGAAGGCAGCGCAGGTTTTCGCCCCGACCATCAGGCGAACAATGTCGAATCTCCGCAATTACAGTCACAATATTCTGCTCAGGCTGATGGCCGACGCGGATCTGGCGCTGCTCGCGCCGGGCTTCACGCGGGTTGTGCTGGAACCGCGGCAGGTCCTGGTCACCGCGAACATGCCGATCGACCAGGTCTATTTCCTCGAAAGCGGCGTCGCATCGGTGGTGTCGCGCCTGCCCGAACAGGGGATGACCGAGATCGGCATTTTCGGCCGCGAAGGCTTTTCGGGGTCGGCCGTCATGCTCGGTGCCAGGTCTTCGCCGCATTATACGCACATGCAGGTGGATGGGCAGACCGCGCTGCGCATCGACAGCGACCGGCTGCTCGCAGCGGCGGCGGCCAGCCCGTCGCTGCAGGCGCATCTGCTGCGCTATGTGCAGAGTTTCCTCGTCCAGACCGCGCATACGGCGGTGTCGAACGCCCATCACCGCATGGAGGCGCGGCTGGCACGCTGGCTGCTGATGTGTCACGACCGGCTGGACGGCGACGAGATCCAGATCACCCATGAATTCATGGCGATGATGATCGCGGCGCAGCGCAGCGGGGTGACGATCACGCTGCATTTCCTGGAAGGCGCAGGGATGATCCGGTCCCAGCGCGGCCGCGTCGTCATCGTCGACCGTGCCCGGCTGGAGGATATTTCCGGTGAAGCCTATGGCCAGCCGGAAGCGGAATACCGGCGCCTGATCGGACCGTTCGGGCGATCGGCGGGGGCCGGCGACAGCGACAGCTGAGGGCGGGCGTGCGTTGGCGCCCCGGCTGCCGCCCTACGCCGCAATGCGGTCCACCAGAATCGCAGCTTCCTTCGCGCGCGCCGCGGCAAGATCATGCGCTGCCTGCATCCGCAACAGCGTCTCGGCGCGAAGACCGAAAGCCTTTTCAAAGCGGATCGCCATTTCAGCCGACACACCGGCGTTGCCGTTGAGAAGATTGCTCATCGCCTGGCGGGTAACGTGAAGCTTCTGGGCAGCGACGGTGACATTGAGGCCATGGGGCTCGATGAATTCGGTGCGCAACCAGGGACCGGGATGGATGGCGAAGCTGGCGTGCAGGGTAATCGGCATCAGTGATAATCCTCCAGATCGAGGTCTTCGATGGCGAGGCCCTGCGTCACCCGAAAGGTCATCCGCCAGTTCTTGGTCACCGTCAGCGACCAGGTGCCGCTGCGATCACCGGTCAGCAGATGCGCGCCGAAATTGGGTGGCACCAGCAATTCGTCTGCCGCCTCGATGGCAACCAGATAGGCCAGCATGTTGCGCAGGCGGCCGATCAGATTGCCGGGAAGGCCCTTGGTGGTTCCGGTCTCGGCAAAGTTGCGAAGCGCCTTGTGCCGGATGGATTCGATTTCCATGGCACCGACTACCGCGGTACCTGTCGTGTGTCAAGTGACGGGCGACAGACAAGTCCCCGCGTTCGGGCACGTTCTGAGGCGGCGAGGGGCTCTACCGCCCCCCGCGCCGGATGCCCTTCGGCACGCGTGACTGGCCCGGTCGGCGGCCGGTCCGCACGCGGTCGCGGCGTTCGCCGGGTTGCTGGCCTTCGCCGAGCGGCAGTTCGAAGCGCAGCGCGCCGGTGATCGGGTTGGCTTCGGCGAGCCGCAGGTCGAGGCGCATGCCGGACTGGTAGCGGGTGCCGGTTTCGATGCCCTCCAGGGTGCGGCGATCCTCGTCGAAGACGAAGCGTTCGTCGCCGAGGGTGGAGACGGGGACGAGGCCGTCGCCACCAAGCCCGATGACCTGGGCAAAAAAGCCGAACTTGGCGACGCCGGTGATGCGCGTCGGCAGGACTTCACCCAGCCGGGTCGACAGGAAGGCGGCGACATAGCGGTCGGTGGTGTCGCGTTCGGCCTCCATGGCGCGGCGCTCGGTCATGCTGACATGGTCGGCGGTGCGGCCCATCGCGGCACCATCGGCATCGGACAGTCCGCCGTCGCCGAGCTGGTACGCCGCCACCAGCGCGCGGTGGACGACAAGGTCGGCATAGCGGCGGATCGGCGAGGTGAAATGCGCGTAGCTGCCCAGCGACAGGCCGAAATGGCCCTTGTTGTCGGGGCTGTAATAGGCCTGGGTCTGGCTGCGCAGCACCGCCTCCATCAGCTGTTCGGCCTCGGGCTTGCCCTTGGCGCGCGCCAGGATGCGGTTGAAAGTGGCGGGCTTGATGACCTGGCCGAGCGCCAGCTTTTCATCGAAGGTGTCGAGATAGTCCTTGAGCGCCACCAGCTTTTCGCGGCTCGGCGGCTCATGGTCGCGGTACATGCACGGCGACTTCTTCGCTTCCAGCGCCTTGGCGGCGGCGACGTTGGCGGCGATCATGTAATCCTCGATCAGGCGATGCGCGTCGAGGCTCTGGCGCAGCGCGATCGACACGATCCGGCCGGCGTCGTCGAGGATGACGCGGCGTTCGGGAAGGTCGAGCGCCAGCGGTTCACGGGCGTCGCGGGCCTTGGACAGCGCGCCCCAGGCGGCCCAGAGGTCGCGCAGGACGGGGAGGAAGTCGCCGCTGGCGCTGTCGATACTCGCTTGCGCATCTTCATAGGCGATGTTGGTGACGCAGCGGATGACGGCACGGGTGAAGCGCTGCGCCAGCACCTTGCCGTCGGCGGCGATCTGCAAATGGCAGGCGAGGACGCCGCGGTCCTCCCCTTCGACCAGCGAGCAGATGTCGGCGGACAGGGTTTCGGGCAGCATCGGGACGACGCGATCGGGGAAATAGACGCTGTTGCCGCGCTGCCGGGCGGCGCGGTCGAGCGGCGTGCCGGGGCGGACGTAGAAGCTGACATCGGCGATCGCGACGATGGCCTTGAACTGGCCCGGGTTGTCGGCATCGGGCGCCGCCCAGACGGCGTCATCGTGGTCGCGCGCATCGGCGGGATCGATGGTTAGGAACGGCAGCGCGCGCAGGTCCTCGCGGTCTCCGCTACCAACGTTCAGGGGCCGGCGGGCGACCTGGGCGGCTTCCTCCAGCGAGGCCTCGTCGAACCGGTGGGGGATGCCCTTGGCGTGGATGGCGATGAGCGAGAAGGAGCGCGGCGCGAAGGGATCGCCAAGGATTTCGACAACGCGGGCGGACTGGCGCGGCGGCCGGCCGGCGGGTTCGGCGAGGACGAGGTCGCCGACCTTCGCGTCGCCGGGGTCGCTGACCGCCAGGTCGGCGCGGGCGCGCTTGTCGACGGGGACCATGCGATAGCCGGCGGCGTCGCGGCGCAGGATGCCGAGGACGAACTCCTCGGTCTTGGCGAGCGCCTTCATCGGAAAGGCGGTATAGCCTGTGCCGGTTTCCTCGATCCGCGCAAGCACGCGGTCGCCGACGCCGAGCGCGGCGCGGCGTTTCCCCTCGATCAGGCGGATGCGCGGCGGCGGGGCGGCGTGGTCCCAGCGGTCGGGAACGGCGACGGGGCCGTCCTCGGCGGCTTCGACGATGCGCAACACGGCGACCTTGGGCAGGCCGCCGGCCTTTTGCAGGGTGCGGCCGGGGCCGACTTCGAGCGCGCCGTCGTCCAGCATGTCCTTCAGCAGCGCCTTGAGCGCGATCTTGTCCTGGGCGTGCAGGCCGAAGGCCTTGGCGATCTCGCGCTTGCCGACGGCGGTCGGCTGGCTGCGGATGAAGGCCAAGATGGCGTCGCGGCTGGGCAGGCCGGGGGCGGGCGAGGGAGGGCGGCGGGGCATGGCGGGACCATGGGCGGCGCGCGCGGGGGATGCAACCGGGGCTTGCCTATGACCCGCGGTTGCTTAAATGCGGCGCCGGACTTGAACGCAACGATGCTGCGCTTATCTCAGCCCGGTCACACGAACCGGAGACGATGGGCGGCGCTGCCTCGGGGTGCTGTCGCACGGGCTCCACGAACAAAAGGGCGAAAGCAAGATCATGGCAAAAGTCATCGGTATCGATCTCGGCACCACCAACAGCTGCGTTGCCGTCATGGAAGGGTCGACCCCCAAGGTTGTCGAGAATGCCGAAGGCGCGCGCACGACGCCGTCGCAGGTGGCATTCACCAAGGATGGCGAGCGACTGGTCGGCCAGCCGGCCAAGCGCCAGGCGGTGACCAACCCCGAAAACACCGTGTTCGCGGTGAAGCGCCTGATCGGCCGTTCGTTCAGCGACCCGCTGACCCAGAAGGACGCGGCGCTGGTGCCGTACAAGATCGTCAAGGGCCCCAATGGCGACGCCTGGGTCCAGGCCGGCAATGAAGATTATTCGCCGTCGCAGATTTCCGCCTTCATCCTGCAGAAGATGAAGGAAACCGCCGAGGCCTATCTGGGCGAAACCGTCACCCAGGCCGTCATCACCGTGCCGGCCTATTTCAACGACGCCCAGCGCCAGGCGACCAAGGACGCCGGCAAGATCGCCGGGCTGGAAGTGCTGCGCATCA is a window from the Polymorphobacter fuscus genome containing:
- the ribA gene encoding GTP cyclohydrolase II, translated to MSVAEAAIDALRRGRIVGLAGPDGGLAILSAELADAASLAALEGSGRAGLIITARRAAVLAITNQRAAAVADPEPVWVERPAWLGLDASRAVADPVLDMATPLKGPFTSRALDGDRVAALAAITLAKQAALLPAVYAVPIAAAAPVVTVAVDAVLALPAAAADVTLSSRARLPLAQAPDTEVVAFRPGDGGPEHLALVIGDPNPVQPVLVRLHSACLTGDVLGSLKCDCGPQLHAALAAIAANPGGGILLYLQQEGRGIGLINKLRAYALQDQGFDTVDANTRLGFEPDERDFTLAAAMLHQLGVGSVQLMTNNPLKVEGLAAHGLAVSRVPHSMAPNPHNIGYLGTKRDRQGHLL
- a CDS encoding vgr related protein — protein: MPPIDTDRPLTAGEVAICAQVFGPALNPALASIRRRKFWPLHPRRVTMAPDGHVWCHPDGNNWCTDYAAASLGLRAHFVHEMVHVWQHQQGRKLIFARPPLARYGYTLKPGKAFARYGIEQQACIVADAYVLRAQGDRSGLAPYRAVLPFGDWSA
- a CDS encoding Crp/Fnr family transcriptional regulator, with amino-acid sequence MAEMIGPRGPRPATAPSAGGKPDAAGVGLHFRLVSAGEPLVREGEPMREVHLLADGRAYRFREGPEAQRETLAVLAPTDACTIDALLLARANYSVEMLTPGSVVCVTREQALALVADHPGIRCSFTWLRYVEEAIRAQWSAHLDWQSAPGRTAHLLCELAYRLGKPDGAGGIGFDPPLTADGLADVLALTPVTIERTLQELRAEGLVALARREVVIRHLAALQRVADCGHFCVRASPANVPIADVFDTCRRQYS
- a CDS encoding NAD(P)H-dependent flavin oxidoreductase — protein: MTRLDQLSQRGRDFLGARQAIMAGAMTWVSERHLVSAISNAGGFGVIACGSMTPALLDAEIAATRALTDKPFGVNLITLHPAMMELIGVCARHGVSHIVLAGGLPSGAAIAAIKAAGAKLMCFAPTAALARKLVRSGVDAIIIEGSEAGGHIGPVSLGVLAQEILPVITDVPVFVAGGIGRGAAIAAWLEMGASGVQLGTRFAASAESVAHANFKKAFFRASARDAVASVQIDPRLPVIPVRALKNAGTEAFTAKQREIAEAVDRGAMDLAAGQLAIEHYWAGALRRAVVDGDIENGSLMAGQSVGMVTREQPVAEIIAELVAEADAALHSRASPFESAA
- a CDS encoding L,D-transpeptidase family protein, coding for MTLFASLSAGTVEAFNEAVPAVFGRAGTIAADAKREGDGASPIGAWPVRAALLRPDRMAAPATALPWRWLRADDGWSDDAADPAYNRPVRHPHRFGAERLWRDDGAYDIIIVLGHNDRPPLAPLGSAIFFHCTRPDRRPTQGCVAVDRPVLARWLDRLQPGDRLVIAP
- a CDS encoding copper chaperone PCu(A)C — encoded protein: MFIRTIILSLLAAPVLAAAPAPPVKEAWDRTRPQVSGAWVRAAAVPGRPAAGYLVLAGGGQPDTLVGVTSPGLRIELHSMSMAGGIMKMAKLDSVPVPAGARVAFAPGGNHLMIFGMTGAPTSLPLTLVFRNGKPLTTVAAVRAPGATPPADPHAGH
- the ptsP gene encoding phosphoenolpyruvate--protein phosphotransferase, which gives rise to MAAANAAREILRRLHEVMASKSGAEAKLGQVVRIVAELLTSEVASIYLLRDGMLELFATQGLAQSAVHVTRLSMGQGLVGTIAATREPLNLAEAKEHPDFAYRPETGEDDYHSFAGVPIVRREAAIGVLGVQHREPRDYDEVEIEALQTVAMVLSELIHGAGLVDDAQAARARAASSGPLRLSGLKLVDGLGRGVAVFHQPRVVVEHTVADDTDVERARVYSAFTRMREQIDTMMGQAEFAGGGDHHDVLDTYKMFAYDEGWARRINEAIETGLTAEAAIERVQARTRARMRSIDDPYLRERLTDLDDLSNRLLRIVSGQLGTAAKSGLRDDTILIARNLGPAELLEYDKRYLKGVVLEEGSLTAHVIIVARAMGVPVLGRVTDLFAQVSDGDELIVDAGNGALLVRPQAAMITSYEAMRDVKARQAEKFAAVKDLPAISRDGQRVAILMNAGLADDAQALDLTGADGIGLFRTEFQFLVSATLPRRERQQALYRTVLEAADTRPVVFRTVDIGGDKAVPYLQEGEGEENPAMGWRALRLALGRAGLMKVQARALLEGAAGRTLNIMFPMVSEPWEFREAKALVEGQRALLARQGHDLPAHVRYGAMIEVPALIEMLDVLLPLTDFVSVGTNDLTQFLFAADRANPRLADRYDWMSPAILRVLRRIVREADAAGVPVTVCGEMGGRPLEALALLALGVESLSITPAGVGPIKAMVRSADLGSLKAQMTGWLDAPGVDVRTVLAAAAAAQGVELG
- a CDS encoding exodeoxyribonuclease III, which translates into the protein MTLRIATWNINSVRFRLDIVERFLRDHAPDVLCLQETKVVDDAFPHAMFEAMGYHHRILNGQRMHHGVATVSRIPLTEDRRFDWQDNGEARHIGARLANGVLIENVYIPAGGDVPDRTLNPKFGQKLDFLGRMLRWSESLRDGTVIVGDFNVAPLECDVWSHKALIDVVSHTPVEVAALAALQASHDWVDLGRHFIAPPERLFTWWSYRATDWRLSDRGRRLDHIWASPEVAAAATGFEVIEDARDWGKPSDHVPQIATFAL